In one window of Streptomyces sp. NBC_01224 DNA:
- a CDS encoding DUF3618 domain-containing protein — MSDARTPAQIEADIISRREQLAVVLDEIGVRVHPKTIMGDAKAKAAEAVDRTAGRAFVAVNRTVSDVKARFVSEDGAPRLERVIPAALLAVGVVGLLVVSKRRRKN; from the coding sequence GTGTCGGATGCCAGGACCCCTGCGCAGATCGAGGCGGACATCATCAGCAGGCGTGAGCAGCTTGCGGTGGTGCTCGATGAGATCGGGGTGCGGGTGCACCCGAAGACGATCATGGGTGATGCGAAGGCCAAGGCCGCCGAGGCCGTGGACCGGACGGCCGGGCGGGCTTTTGTCGCGGTGAACCGGACGGTGTCGGACGTGAAGGCGCGGTTTGTGTCCGAGGACGGTGCTCCGCGTCTGGAGCGGGTGATTCCGGCGGCGTTGCTCGCGGTGGGTGTCGTGGGTCTGCTCGTGGTGTCGAAGCGGCGGCGGAAGAACTGA
- a CDS encoding transglycosylase domain-containing protein — MSDEPQQPNGEHEPRGRAPGDPSAHGSNSGNSGNSADQGGEAGRAKKPGRPKRTGWRRAVPTWRMVLGAVFVLALLLVGGFIAGYQLVDIPPANASATAQSNVYLYKDGSVIARSGEINRENVKLAQVPLNVQHAVLAAEDRDFYSERAVDLTAMVRAAWNTLAGKGKQGGSTITQQYVKNYYLGQEQTIIRKIKEFFIAVKLNREEPKNQIFEGYLNTSYFGRNAYGIQAAAQAYYGKDIGDITTAEGAYLASLLNAPSAYDVVVHPQNKSAVLARWNYVLDGMVKEKWLTAGERAAMEFPVPGKVKPPTGLSGQRGYIVQAVEDYLTGNEVIDENTLATGGYRITTTLEKKKQNALVKAVDDNVMSQTSTEREADRNVRVGGASIDTGTGRVVAMYGGVDYTKQYVNNATRRDYQVGSTFKPFVFTSAVANGSTTQDGRRITPNTVYDGTNKRMVQGPNGPTGYAPSNEDDISYGPITVRIATDKSVNAVYAQMAEDVGPDKVKQTAIDLGIPKNTPDLTPYPSIALGVATASVLDMTEAYATLANHGRHGAYTLVDKVSKGGEDLELPGRNTQQAVSREAADTTTAVLQSVVESGSGIAAQGAGRPAAGKTGTAEEDKAAWFAGYTPDLTTVIAIMGQDPDTGAQKPLYGALGLARINGGGTPAQTWAQYTEAALRGTTVENFDLSLESGAEETVEPTEENSSPGSTGTPSEPPSSTSPSNPGSTAPSSPPTLGISEPDTGGAENGTPTGGGTEIGGAENGGGDNGDRDRYDFLPGARGTPAPPAPPATPAPQGTPAPRQ, encoded by the coding sequence ATGAGCGACGAGCCACAGCAGCCGAACGGCGAACACGAACCCCGGGGCCGGGCCCCCGGGGACCCGTCCGCCCACGGCAGCAACAGCGGCAACAGCGGCAACAGCGCAGATCAGGGCGGCGAAGCCGGCCGGGCGAAGAAGCCCGGGCGCCCCAAGCGCACCGGCTGGCGCCGCGCCGTCCCCACCTGGCGGATGGTCCTCGGCGCCGTTTTCGTCCTCGCCCTGCTCCTGGTCGGCGGCTTCATCGCCGGATACCAGCTCGTCGACATCCCGCCCGCCAACGCCAGCGCCACCGCGCAGTCCAACGTCTACCTCTACAAGGACGGCAGCGTCATCGCCCGCTCCGGCGAAATCAACCGGGAGAACGTCAAGCTCGCCCAGGTCCCGCTCAACGTCCAGCACGCGGTCCTCGCCGCCGAGGACCGCGACTTCTACTCCGAACGGGCCGTCGACCTCACAGCCATGGTCCGCGCCGCCTGGAACACCCTCGCCGGCAAGGGCAAACAGGGCGGCTCGACCATCACCCAGCAGTACGTCAAGAACTACTACCTCGGCCAGGAACAGACCATCATCCGCAAGATCAAGGAGTTCTTCATCGCGGTCAAACTCAACCGCGAGGAGCCCAAGAACCAGATCTTCGAGGGCTACCTCAACACCAGCTACTTCGGCCGCAACGCCTACGGCATCCAGGCCGCCGCACAGGCCTACTACGGCAAGGACATCGGCGACATCACCACCGCCGAGGGCGCCTACCTCGCCTCCCTGCTCAACGCCCCCAGCGCCTACGACGTCGTCGTCCACCCGCAGAACAAGTCCGCGGTCCTCGCGCGCTGGAACTACGTACTCGACGGCATGGTCAAGGAGAAGTGGCTCACCGCCGGCGAACGCGCCGCCATGGAATTCCCCGTACCCGGCAAGGTCAAGCCGCCCACCGGGCTCTCCGGACAGCGGGGCTACATCGTCCAGGCCGTCGAGGACTACCTCACCGGCAACGAGGTCATCGACGAGAACACCCTGGCCACCGGCGGCTACCGGATCACCACCACACTGGAGAAGAAGAAACAGAACGCACTCGTCAAAGCCGTCGACGACAACGTCATGTCCCAGACGAGCACGGAGCGCGAGGCCGACCGCAACGTCCGCGTCGGCGGCGCCTCCATCGACACCGGCACCGGCCGGGTCGTCGCCATGTACGGCGGCGTCGACTACACCAAGCAGTACGTGAACAACGCGACCCGCCGCGACTACCAGGTCGGCTCCACCTTCAAACCCTTCGTCTTCACATCCGCCGTCGCCAATGGCTCCACCACCCAGGACGGCCGGCGCATCACCCCCAACACCGTGTACGACGGCACCAACAAACGCATGGTCCAGGGCCCGAACGGACCCACCGGATACGCCCCCTCCAACGAGGACGACATCAGCTACGGGCCCATCACCGTCCGCATCGCCACCGACAAGTCCGTCAACGCCGTCTACGCCCAGATGGCCGAGGACGTCGGCCCCGACAAGGTCAAGCAGACCGCCATCGACCTCGGCATCCCCAAGAACACCCCCGATCTCACCCCCTACCCGTCCATCGCGCTCGGCGTCGCCACCGCCAGCGTCCTCGACATGACCGAGGCGTACGCCACCCTCGCCAACCACGGCAGGCACGGCGCGTACACCCTCGTCGACAAGGTCAGCAAGGGCGGCGAGGACCTGGAACTCCCCGGCAGGAACACCCAACAGGCCGTCAGCCGCGAAGCCGCCGACACCACCACCGCCGTCCTCCAGAGCGTCGTCGAAAGCGGCTCCGGCATCGCCGCCCAGGGCGCCGGCCGCCCCGCCGCGGGCAAGACCGGCACCGCCGAAGAGGACAAAGCGGCCTGGTTCGCCGGCTACACCCCCGACCTCACCACCGTCATCGCCATCATGGGCCAGGACCCCGACACCGGCGCACAGAAACCGCTCTACGGGGCACTCGGACTGGCCCGCATCAACGGCGGCGGCACGCCCGCCCAGACCTGGGCCCAGTACACCGAGGCCGCGCTGCGCGGCACCACGGTCGAGAACTTCGACCTCAGCCTCGAAAGCGGCGCCGAAGAAACCGTCGAGCCCACCGAGGAGAACTCCAGCCCCGGCAGCACCGGAACGCCGTCCGAACCCCCCTCCAGCACATCGCCCAGCAACCCCGGGAGTACCGCGCCCAGCAGCCCGCCGACCCTCGGGATCAGCGAACCCGACACCGGCGGCGCCGAGAACGGCACACCGACCGGCGGCGGAACGGAAATCGGCGGCGCCGAGAACGGCGGCGGGGACAACGGCGACCGGGACCGCTACGACTTCCTCCCGGGCGCCCGCGGCACCCCGGCACCCCCGGCACCCCCGGCCACCCCGGCACCGCAGGGCACCCCGGCGCCGCGTCAGTGA
- the rdgB gene encoding RdgB/HAM1 family non-canonical purine NTP pyrophosphatase, whose translation MTRLILATRNAGKITELHAILADAGLDHELVGADAYPHIPDVKETGVTFAENALLKAHALAKATGHPAIADDSGLCVDVLGGAPGIFSARWAGTHGDDRANLDLLLAQLSDIDNPHRGAHFACAAALALPDGTERVVEGRLLGTLRHTPSGTNGFGYDPILQPDGETRTCAELTPAEKNAISHRGKAFRALVPVVRELLSQV comes from the coding sequence ATGACCCGCCTCATCCTCGCCACCCGCAACGCCGGGAAGATCACCGAACTCCACGCGATCCTCGCCGACGCAGGCCTCGACCACGAGCTCGTCGGCGCGGACGCGTACCCCCACATTCCCGACGTCAAGGAAACCGGCGTCACCTTCGCCGAGAACGCCCTCCTCAAGGCCCACGCCCTCGCGAAGGCCACCGGCCACCCCGCCATCGCCGACGACTCCGGCCTGTGCGTGGACGTACTCGGCGGCGCCCCCGGCATCTTCTCCGCCCGCTGGGCCGGCACCCACGGCGACGACCGGGCCAACCTGGACCTGCTCCTGGCCCAGCTCTCCGACATCGACAATCCTCACCGCGGCGCCCACTTCGCCTGCGCGGCAGCCCTGGCCCTCCCCGACGGCACGGAACGCGTGGTCGAGGGCCGCCTGCTGGGCACCTTGCGCCACACCCCGTCCGGCACGAACGGCTTCGGCTACGACCCGATCCTCCAGCCGGACGGCGAAACCCGCACCTGCGCGGAACTGACCCCGGCGGAGAAGAACGCGATCAGCCACCGCGGCAAGGCGTTCCGGGCACTGGTGCCGGTGGTGCGGGAGCTGTTGAGCCAGGTGTAA
- the bcp gene encoding thioredoxin-dependent thiol peroxidase encodes MSERLQPGDTAPAFTLPDADGNEISLADHKGRKVIVYFYPAALTPGCTKQACDFTDNLDLLAGAGYDVIGVSPDKPEKLAKFREKENLEVTLVGDPTKETLEAYGAFGEKKLYGKTVTGVIRSTIVVDEEGKVERALYNVKATGHVAKIIKDLGI; translated from the coding sequence ATGAGCGAGCGACTCCAGCCCGGCGACACCGCCCCCGCCTTCACCCTCCCCGACGCCGACGGCAACGAGATCTCGCTCGCCGACCACAAGGGCCGCAAGGTCATCGTCTACTTCTACCCGGCCGCCCTCACCCCCGGCTGCACCAAGCAGGCCTGCGACTTCACCGACAACCTGGACCTGCTCGCCGGCGCCGGATACGACGTCATCGGCGTCTCCCCCGACAAGCCCGAGAAGCTCGCCAAGTTCCGCGAGAAGGAAAACCTCGAGGTCACCCTGGTCGGCGACCCCACCAAGGAGACCCTTGAGGCATACGGCGCCTTCGGCGAGAAGAAGCTCTACGGCAAAACGGTGACGGGCGTCATCCGCTCCACGATCGTCGTGGACGAAGAGGGCAAGGTCGAACGAGCCCTCTACAACGTCAAGGCCACCGGCCACGTAGCCAAGATCATCAAGGACCTCGGGATCTGA
- a CDS encoding ABC transporter permease produces MAETAGAVKVAEAADTPEVVFVERSRLVEGVRAYGLIATMWLRSTMAYRASFAMTAFGNFAVTAFDFVAILLMFQHVDALGGYTLPEIALLYGASGTAFGLADLVMGSMDRLGRRVRDGTLDTLLVRPVPVLAQVAADRFALRRMGRITQGVLVLGYALVTLDIGWTPLKVAMLPLMLLSGAAIFAAVFVAGAAFQFVAQDASEVQNSFTYGGNTLLQYPPSIFAKDLVRGVTFVVPLAFVNWLPALYVLGRDYPLGLPDWVAFLPPVVAGLCWLLAGLAWRSGLRAYRSTGS; encoded by the coding sequence GTGGCTGAGACGGCCGGTGCGGTGAAGGTGGCCGAGGCGGCGGACACACCCGAGGTGGTGTTCGTCGAGCGGTCGAGGCTCGTCGAGGGGGTCCGGGCGTACGGGCTGATCGCGACGATGTGGCTGCGCTCGACGATGGCGTACCGCGCCTCGTTCGCGATGACGGCGTTCGGGAACTTCGCGGTGACCGCCTTCGACTTCGTCGCGATCCTGCTGATGTTCCAGCACGTGGATGCGCTGGGCGGATACACGTTGCCGGAGATCGCGCTGCTGTACGGGGCCTCGGGTACCGCGTTCGGTCTCGCCGACCTGGTGATGGGCTCGATGGACCGGCTGGGGCGGCGGGTGCGCGACGGCACGCTGGACACGCTGCTGGTACGGCCGGTGCCGGTGCTTGCCCAGGTCGCGGCGGACCGGTTCGCGCTGCGCAGGATGGGGCGGATCACCCAGGGGGTGCTGGTCCTGGGGTACGCGCTGGTGACGCTGGACATCGGGTGGACACCGCTGAAGGTGGCGATGCTTCCGCTGATGCTGCTCAGCGGGGCGGCGATCTTCGCGGCGGTGTTCGTGGCCGGGGCGGCGTTCCAGTTCGTCGCGCAGGACGCCTCCGAGGTGCAGAACTCCTTCACGTACGGCGGGAACACGCTGCTCCAGTACCCGCCGTCGATCTTCGCGAAGGATCTGGTGCGCGGGGTCACGTTCGTGGTGCCGCTGGCCTTCGTGAACTGGCTGCCCGCGCTGTATGTGCTGGGCCGGGACTATCCGCTGGGTCTGCCGGACTGGGTGGCGTTCCTGCCTCCGGTGGTGGCGGGCCTGTGCTGGCTGCTCGCGGGCCTGGCCTGGCGCTCGGGTCTGCGCGCGTACCGCAGTACAGGCAGTTGA
- a CDS encoding GroES family chaperonin produces MSENTDDKLPIRMLHDRVLVRSDAPEGERRSGGGILIPATAAVGRRLAWAVVVAVGQNVRTVEPGDRVLYDPEDRAEVEVRGVAYVLMRERDLHAVAADRFEGSVDSTGLYL; encoded by the coding sequence GTGAGCGAGAACACCGACGACAAGCTGCCCATCCGCATGCTCCATGACCGTGTGCTGGTCCGGTCCGATGCGCCGGAGGGGGAGCGGCGCTCGGGTGGCGGCATTCTGATTCCGGCGACGGCTGCGGTCGGCCGTCGGCTGGCCTGGGCCGTGGTGGTCGCGGTGGGGCAGAACGTGCGGACGGTGGAGCCGGGCGACCGGGTGCTGTACGACCCCGAGGACCGTGCGGAGGTCGAGGTGCGCGGTGTGGCGTATGTGCTGATGCGCGAGCGGGACCTGCATGCGGTGGCGGCGGACCGGTTCGAGGGGTCGGTGGATTCGACCGGGCTGTATCTGTAG
- a CDS encoding DMT family transporter: MAWVLLVVAGLLEVGWSIGMKYTEGFTRLWPSVFTGLGIVMSMVLLSHAAKTLPIGTAYGVWVGIGAAGAAVLGMVVLGEPVTAARIFFVSLLLVAVVGLKATSGH, encoded by the coding sequence ATGGCGTGGGTTCTGCTGGTTGTCGCCGGTCTGCTCGAAGTGGGCTGGTCGATAGGGATGAAGTACACCGAGGGGTTCACCCGGCTGTGGCCGAGTGTGTTCACGGGCCTCGGGATCGTGATGAGCATGGTGTTGCTGTCCCATGCGGCGAAGACGCTGCCGATCGGTACGGCGTACGGCGTGTGGGTCGGGATCGGTGCGGCCGGTGCGGCGGTTCTCGGCATGGTGGTGCTGGGTGAGCCGGTGACCGCCGCCCGGATCTTCTTCGTCTCTCTGCTGCTGGTGGCCGTGGTGGGGCTGAAGGCGACCTCGGGTCACTGA
- a CDS encoding ABC transporter permease: MRLYAVVAAGGFRRYATYRTATAAGVFTNTVFGFIMAYTYVALWDERPQLGGYDMPQALTYVWLGQALLMTCAMMGGGFEDELIERIRTGDVAVDLYRPVDLQLWWLAGDLGRATFHLLGRGIVPMLLGSLAFDLALPASPGVWLAFLVSVALGVVVSFAIRYLVALSAFWLLDGAGVSQMTALAGMFFSGMLLPLTLFPGVLGDVARVLPWSSLLQVPADVLLGKSTGWGLVEAYAFQGGWALTLLLVGRLVQSVATRRVVVQGG; this comes from the coding sequence GTGCGGCTGTACGCGGTGGTGGCGGCGGGTGGGTTCCGGCGCTATGCCACTTACCGGACCGCGACGGCGGCGGGAGTGTTCACCAACACCGTCTTCGGTTTCATCATGGCGTACACCTATGTGGCGCTGTGGGACGAGCGTCCGCAGCTCGGCGGCTACGACATGCCCCAGGCGCTCACCTATGTGTGGCTGGGGCAGGCGCTGCTGATGACCTGCGCCATGATGGGTGGCGGTTTCGAGGACGAGCTGATCGAGCGGATCCGTACAGGCGATGTCGCGGTGGATCTCTACCGGCCGGTGGACCTCCAACTGTGGTGGCTGGCAGGCGACTTGGGTCGGGCGACGTTCCATCTGCTGGGCCGCGGCATCGTGCCGATGCTGCTGGGCTCGCTCGCCTTCGATCTGGCACTGCCCGCCTCGCCGGGGGTCTGGCTGGCCTTCCTCGTCTCGGTGGCGCTCGGTGTCGTGGTCAGTTTCGCGATTCGCTATCTGGTGGCGCTCTCCGCGTTCTGGCTGCTGGACGGGGCGGGGGTGTCGCAGATGACGGCCCTGGCCGGGATGTTCTTCTCCGGGATGCTGCTGCCGCTGACGCTGTTTCCCGGGGTGCTGGGCGACGTGGCGCGGGTGCTGCCGTGGTCGTCGCTGCTCCAGGTGCCGGCCGATGTGCTGCTCGGCAAGAGCACGGGGTGGGGGCTGGTGGAGGCGTACGCCTTCCAGGGCGGCTGGGCGCTGACGCTGCTGTTGGTAGGGCGGTTGGTGCAGTCGGTGGCGACGAGGAGGGTGGTGGTTCAGGGTGGCTGA